The following coding sequences lie in one Gemmatimonadaceae bacterium genomic window:
- a CDS encoding PadR family transcriptional regulator: MELMPGTLDALILRGLSRGPKHGYAVARWIEESSKGSLTVLDGALYTSLHRMEERGWIAAEWGTSHTGRRARFYRLTPAGKKQLVAEQSDWSDYVAAVGRVMRTTTEPA; this comes from the coding sequence ATGGAGCTCATGCCCGGCACGCTCGACGCGCTGATTCTTCGCGGCTTGTCGCGGGGACCGAAGCATGGGTATGCCGTCGCGCGATGGATCGAGGAGTCGTCGAAAGGATCGTTGACGGTGCTCGACGGCGCGCTCTACACCTCCCTGCACCGCATGGAAGAGCGCGGCTGGATCGCGGCCGAGTGGGGCACGTCGCATACCGGACGTCGAGCGCGATTCTATCGACTGACACCGGCGGGCAAGAAGCAACTGGTCGCCGAGCAGAGTGACTGGAGCGACTACGTGGCGGCGGTCGGCCGCGTGATGCGAACGACGACAGAGCCGGCGTAA
- a CDS encoding DUF2277 domain-containing protein, whose product MCRNIKTLANFAPPATDDEVRASALQFVRKLSGSTKPSRANEDAFNQAVDEVTAIARRLIDTFETHAPPRNREEEARKARERSQRRFA is encoded by the coding sequence ATGTGTAGGAACATCAAGACGCTCGCCAATTTCGCGCCCCCCGCGACCGACGACGAAGTGCGCGCGTCGGCGCTGCAATTCGTGCGCAAGCTGAGCGGGTCGACCAAACCGTCGCGCGCCAACGAAGACGCATTCAACCAGGCCGTCGACGAGGTCACCGCGATCGCCCGACGCCTGATCGATACGTTCGAGACCCACGCCCCGCCTCGCAATCGCGAGGAGGAGGCTCGCAAGGCCCGCGAACGCTCGCAGCGCCGCTTCGCGTGA
- a CDS encoding UvrD-helicase domain-containing protein: protein MTTSAAREAFAPPARPGGASDSQRAAITAPAGPILVLAGPGAGKTYCLIERVRHLVQELGVDPSRICAFTFTNKAAGEITHRLESTLGTAAATIKRGTIHAFCAELLRELGAHVLLEPGFGIADEEYQMSVLRRIEGYRRWHGSTLNRFSAHRFRGDPLLHDDAVLFARYERFLATRKVVDFDTLVIKAAELLERDEEGRTVRARWDVVLVDEFQDLNPVQYRIVKALAKDHRHVFAVGDDEQSIYSWAGADPAVFRNFLNDFKLASGICLEENRRCPRDVFELARRLVTLNTAAVVKTVEPKANRDSDFPVDVQMFDDDDKECAWLVADLQRDRDEHRHDWGDVALLYRTHEIGHVLEAALLNAGIPCRLALGRALADDPVVAYVIAALRVMSAPRNDVFADQFLATLLPKPLLDEARARAARSRHDVRQALRKIEKRRPRHDETGRRIRRALADWRNLDALVRRHTRLGPLVLDLLSRRVGKIRSVLEDRHDEIRDPASIPEVVALKERLAAVRRDRASMWLPRLGGGGVEIGLKAILGAVGITSVDLGGEPPAGAEIISPAECPDTGLALGVFKAAQLLEMDELDEAFGDFTAIDLETTDDDTAKAEIVQIAAVRVRDGAIVDAFDAVVRPRVPIAPGATQTHGLSDADVASAPYFEDVWPRFRAFCGEDVLVAHNGYDFDFRILQRMVKAIGPEERFGVHTYDTLPLARDLFPTSRKLVDLARQFGIEAGRSHQALDDSRTLAKVVLALDREKSCRARKTALVSVLDQLGIALALSDPRSLTPEAEMFLGICRAFSLGRYSTCLENYEREQAGDLSIPTVDEVIERLGGAKLMLRVRAEKSADERYPAAMSRLRRLTAEIPDGPLEEQISSFLERAVLSKWDGVDPARGRVNLLTLHSTKGLEFSRVYIVGVEDSQLPGGSPTSGATPAEIEEARRLLYVGMTRVRDRLVLTHDITRSGKPTRGHRFLDEIGLAPAAVSAP, encoded by the coding sequence GTGACGACGTCCGCCGCGCGCGAGGCCTTTGCACCGCCGGCGCGGCCGGGGGGGGCGTCCGATTCGCAGCGCGCGGCTATTACGGCTCCGGCGGGACCGATTCTGGTGCTCGCCGGACCCGGCGCCGGCAAGACGTATTGCCTCATCGAGCGGGTGCGTCACCTCGTGCAGGAATTGGGCGTCGATCCGTCGAGGATCTGCGCTTTCACCTTCACGAACAAAGCCGCGGGCGAGATCACGCATCGACTCGAGTCCACGCTCGGCACGGCGGCGGCGACCATCAAGCGCGGCACCATCCACGCGTTTTGCGCCGAATTGCTGCGCGAGCTCGGTGCCCACGTGCTCTTGGAGCCCGGCTTCGGCATCGCCGACGAGGAATACCAGATGAGCGTCCTGCGGCGCATCGAGGGCTATCGCCGCTGGCACGGAAGCACGCTGAATCGATTTTCCGCGCATCGCTTTCGCGGCGATCCGCTGTTGCACGACGATGCGGTGCTCTTCGCGCGATACGAGCGCTTTCTCGCAACGCGTAAGGTCGTCGACTTCGATACGCTCGTCATCAAGGCCGCGGAGCTGCTCGAGCGGGATGAGGAAGGACGAACGGTTCGCGCACGTTGGGACGTCGTCCTCGTCGACGAGTTTCAAGATCTGAATCCGGTGCAATACCGGATCGTGAAAGCGTTGGCCAAGGATCATCGCCACGTCTTCGCGGTCGGCGACGACGAGCAATCGATCTATTCGTGGGCGGGCGCCGATCCGGCCGTGTTCAGGAACTTTCTCAACGACTTCAAGCTCGCGTCGGGAATCTGCCTCGAGGAAAATCGGCGCTGCCCGCGCGACGTCTTCGAGTTGGCGCGGCGTCTCGTCACGCTGAACACGGCGGCGGTCGTCAAGACGGTCGAGCCAAAAGCGAATCGCGATTCCGACTTCCCCGTCGACGTGCAGATGTTCGACGACGACGACAAGGAATGCGCGTGGCTCGTGGCGGATTTGCAGCGAGACCGCGACGAGCACCGTCACGACTGGGGCGACGTCGCGCTGCTCTACCGCACGCACGAGATCGGGCACGTCCTGGAAGCGGCACTGCTCAACGCCGGCATTCCATGCCGGCTCGCGCTCGGGCGAGCGCTCGCCGACGATCCGGTCGTCGCCTACGTCATCGCGGCACTGCGCGTCATGAGCGCGCCCAGGAACGACGTCTTCGCCGACCAGTTCCTCGCGACGCTCCTTCCCAAACCGCTGCTCGACGAAGCGCGCGCTCGCGCCGCGCGCAGCCGCCACGACGTGCGACAAGCACTCCGGAAGATCGAGAAGCGCCGGCCGCGTCACGACGAAACGGGCCGCCGGATCCGCCGAGCGCTCGCGGACTGGCGAAACCTCGACGCGCTGGTGCGGCGCCATACCCGTCTTGGGCCGCTCGTGCTGGATCTGCTCTCGCGGCGCGTCGGCAAGATTCGCTCGGTGCTCGAGGATCGCCACGACGAGATTCGCGATCCCGCGTCGATTCCCGAAGTGGTGGCGCTCAAGGAGCGGCTGGCGGCCGTGCGCCGAGACCGAGCGAGCATGTGGTTGCCACGCCTGGGGGGGGGCGGTGTCGAGATCGGGCTCAAGGCGATTCTTGGCGCGGTCGGAATCACCTCCGTGGACTTGGGCGGCGAGCCGCCCGCCGGCGCGGAAATCATTTCGCCGGCCGAGTGTCCGGACACCGGGCTCGCACTCGGCGTCTTCAAGGCGGCGCAGCTGCTCGAGATGGACGAGCTCGATGAAGCGTTCGGCGACTTCACCGCGATCGACCTCGAGACGACCGACGACGACACGGCCAAAGCCGAAATCGTGCAGATCGCCGCCGTGCGAGTGCGCGATGGTGCGATCGTCGACGCGTTCGACGCCGTCGTGCGTCCTCGCGTCCCAATCGCGCCCGGCGCGACGCAGACGCACGGCTTGAGCGACGCCGACGTCGCGAGCGCTCCCTACTTCGAGGACGTTTGGCCGCGCTTTCGCGCATTCTGCGGCGAAGACGTCCTCGTCGCGCATAACGGCTATGACTTCGACTTTCGGATTCTTCAGCGGATGGTCAAAGCCATCGGTCCGGAGGAGCGGTTCGGCGTCCATACCTACGACACGCTGCCGCTCGCCCGCGACTTGTTTCCGACGAGTCGCAAGCTCGTCGACCTCGCACGGCAGTTCGGCATCGAGGCGGGCCGCTCGCACCAGGCGCTGGACGATTCGCGAACGCTCGCCAAGGTGGTCTTGGCCCTCGACCGCGAGAAGAGCTGTCGCGCGCGAAAGACCGCGCTCGTGAGCGTGCTCGACCAACTCGGCATCGCGCTGGCGCTGAGTGATCCGCGGTCGCTCACGCCCGAAGCGGAGATGTTCCTCGGCATCTGTCGCGCGTTCTCGCTGGGCCGCTACAGCACCTGTCTCGAGAACTACGAGCGTGAGCAGGCCGGCGACCTTTCGATCCCGACGGTCGACGAGGTGATCGAGCGGCTCGGCGGAGCGAAGCTCATGCTCAGAGTCCGCGCGGAGAAATCGGCCGATGAGCGCTATCCGGCGGCGATGTCACGGCTGCGGCGACTGACCGCGGAAATTCCGGACGGGCCCCTCGAAGAACAGATCTCGTCGTTCCTCGAGCGGGCGGTGCTCTCGAAGTGGGACGGCGTCGATCCGGCGCGCGGGCGTGTGAATCTGCTCACACTTCACTCGACCAAGGGTCTCGAGTTCTCGCGCGTGTACATCGTCGGCGTCGAGGACTCGCAGCTTCCCGGCGGCTCGCCGACCTCGGGAGCGACACCGGCCGAAATCGAGGAGGCGCGGCGGTTGTTGTATGTCGGCATGACGCGCGTGCGCGACCGCCTCGTGTTGACGCACGACATCACGCGCTCCGGCAAACCGACGCGCGGCCATCGCTTTCTCGACGAAATCGGGCTGGCACCGGCGGCGGTGTCGGCACCGTGA
- a CDS encoding MFS transporter, which translates to MTTATSNSATRNAAFRFIVCLGIVSLFADMTYEGAYSGIGPFLNDLGVTAALVGLISGFGEMVAASLRYFSGKFADRTRAYWPIVIIGYAMNLIAIPGLAFVHSWQMAAILIIAERTGKAIRGPARDVLLSEATGVVGHGKGFGIHAAMDQTGAIIGPLYVAFAVSKTHVFGPAFLMLGIPAVLALASLLLARYYRPTKGTPPKPKADEPLTRLFWVYVVGSGLLAVGFLDFPLLGFHFQHTGLFTPQTIPFLYAGAMGVVGLTAFISGILFDRYGIWVLIVGILATMFALPLGFLGGPLSASAAVMCWAAGLGVQDATLRPGIAQAVSMNKRGHAFGAFNGVFGITWFFGSAIMGQLYARSLVALVIFGMVFQIAAAAVFVFVHRPIERAAA; encoded by the coding sequence GTGACGACCGCGACATCAAACTCGGCCACTCGCAACGCCGCCTTCCGCTTCATCGTCTGCCTGGGCATCGTCAGCCTGTTCGCGGACATGACGTACGAAGGGGCGTACAGCGGGATCGGCCCGTTTTTGAATGACCTCGGCGTCACCGCCGCATTGGTCGGCCTGATCTCCGGCTTCGGCGAGATGGTCGCCGCCAGCCTTCGCTACTTCTCCGGCAAGTTCGCGGATCGCACGCGCGCGTATTGGCCGATCGTGATCATCGGCTACGCGATGAACCTGATCGCGATTCCCGGTCTCGCCTTCGTCCACTCCTGGCAGATGGCGGCGATTCTCATCATCGCCGAGCGGACGGGCAAGGCGATCCGCGGACCGGCGCGCGACGTGTTGCTCTCCGAGGCGACCGGCGTCGTCGGGCACGGCAAGGGCTTCGGCATCCACGCGGCGATGGATCAGACGGGCGCGATCATCGGGCCGCTGTACGTGGCGTTCGCCGTCTCCAAGACGCACGTCTTCGGCCCGGCGTTCTTGATGTTGGGGATTCCGGCGGTGCTTGCGCTCGCGTCGCTGCTGCTGGCGCGATACTACCGTCCCACCAAGGGCACGCCGCCCAAGCCTAAGGCCGACGAGCCGCTCACTCGATTGTTCTGGGTCTACGTGGTCGGTTCCGGACTGCTGGCCGTGGGATTTCTCGACTTTCCGCTTCTCGGATTCCACTTCCAACATACCGGCCTATTCACGCCGCAGACGATTCCGTTTCTGTACGCCGGCGCGATGGGTGTGGTCGGTCTCACGGCGTTCATCTCCGGCATTCTCTTCGACCGATATGGCATCTGGGTGCTGATCGTCGGCATTTTGGCGACGATGTTCGCGCTGCCGCTCGGTTTTCTCGGGGGGCCACTGAGCGCGTCGGCGGCGGTGATGTGTTGGGCGGCCGGACTCGGCGTTCAGGACGCGACACTCCGCCCCGGGATAGCCCAGGCGGTGTCGATGAACAAGCGCGGGCACGCGTTCGGCGCGTTCAACGGTGTGTTCGGCATCACGTGGTTCTTCGGCAGCGCGATCATGGGGCAGCTCTACGCGCGGAGCCTCGTTGCGCTGGTGATTTTTGGAATGGTGTTCCAGATCGCGGCCGCGGCAGTCTTCGTGTTCGTGCATCGGCCGATTGAGAGGGCGGCGGCGTGA
- a CDS encoding alpha/beta family hydrolase encodes MSAAEWRVSVGDATTSAVYEPAVAGDDGGLFICAHGAGGSMSDRATYAAANQMRRRGLSVVRFNFLYKERGSGGPDPMPKLMNTFAAVVEHARRELGSRRPLVIGGRSMGGRAASMLASEGFEADGLLLLAYPLHPPGKPDQLRDAHLPRITMPVLCFNGTRDVFCTPALMERVLKTVTTRWEMHWLDGADHSFHVLKSSGRNDAAVLDEVGAATAAWLPSLPGR; translated from the coding sequence GTGAGCGCGGCCGAGTGGCGCGTGTCGGTCGGCGACGCGACGACGAGCGCGGTGTATGAGCCGGCGGTCGCGGGCGACGACGGTGGGCTGTTCATTTGCGCGCACGGCGCCGGCGGCAGCATGTCCGACCGGGCGACGTACGCCGCGGCAAACCAGATGCGCCGGCGCGGACTCAGCGTCGTGCGATTCAACTTCTTGTACAAGGAGCGCGGGTCGGGCGGGCCGGATCCCATGCCCAAGTTGATGAACACGTTCGCCGCGGTCGTCGAGCACGCACGCCGCGAGTTGGGATCGCGGCGGCCGCTGGTGATCGGCGGCCGGTCGATGGGCGGCCGTGCGGCGTCGATGCTCGCGTCAGAAGGCTTCGAGGCGGACGGCTTGCTGCTTCTCGCATATCCGCTGCACCCGCCGGGAAAGCCGGATCAATTGCGCGACGCCCATCTCCCGCGTATCACGATGCCCGTGCTCTGCTTCAACGGGACGCGCGACGTGTTCTGCACGCCGGCATTGATGGAGCGAGTGCTGAAGACCGTCACGACACGGTGGGAGATGCACTGGCTCGACGGCGCGGATCACAGTTTCCACGTCCTCAAGTCGAGCGGGCGTAACGACGCGGCCGTCCTCGACGAAGTCGGCGCGGCGACGGCGGCCTGGCTGCCGAGCCTGCCTGGGCGCTGA
- a CDS encoding TMEM165/GDT1 family protein, with amino-acid sequence MLETFLTTYIAVFVAEIVGDKLLYTSGVLATRFRWSAVISGMSAAFMAKMAVAVAVGATIGKFLPRWLVAVTTAVSFVGVAIAMWRHPDVQTPKKKDERVFHGALIAFTTIFLSEWGDKGMTTAGVWAAANVSVAPGRGLTHGTAALTVWIAAVAAMVTKGGLAVTLGASIRGWIASHVSPRRVRHFAVLALVLLGILSVLEVTGILVD; translated from the coding sequence ATGCTCGAGACTTTTCTCACGACATACATCGCCGTCTTCGTCGCCGAAATCGTCGGGGACAAGTTGCTGTACACCTCGGGCGTGCTCGCGACGCGCTTTCGGTGGAGCGCCGTGATCTCGGGGATGAGTGCCGCGTTCATGGCAAAGATGGCGGTCGCCGTCGCGGTCGGCGCGACGATCGGCAAGTTCCTGCCTCGGTGGCTTGTCGCCGTTACAACCGCGGTGAGCTTTGTCGGCGTCGCTATCGCGATGTGGCGTCACCCAGACGTTCAGACGCCGAAGAAGAAAGACGAGCGCGTCTTTCACGGCGCCCTGATCGCGTTCACGACGATTTTTCTTTCGGAGTGGGGCGACAAGGGGATGACGACGGCCGGGGTGTGGGCGGCCGCGAACGTGAGCGTCGCGCCGGGACGGGGGCTTACGCATGGTACGGCCGCTCTCACCGTGTGGATCGCGGCCGTGGCGGCGATGGTCACGAAGGGCGGCCTGGCCGTGACGCTCGGGGCGAGCATTCGCGGTTGGATCGCGTCGCACGTTTCGCCGCGGCGCGTCCGGCATTTCGCCGTCCTGGCTCTCGTGCTGCTCGGAATCCTCTCCGTGCTTGAAGTCACCGGCATTCTCGTAGATTGA
- a CDS encoding ABC transporter permease produces MRHQPSEPKWRRYLRFWRRDPSADVEDELGFHFANRVTEFEAKGMSRHDAIAAARARFGDVDAVRSDLLEIDGRIIRRSGVWHFLDACVADFRYALRGLRRRRGVALTVTITLAIAVGANGALFSLMDALFFRPPAGVSDPETLGRLYVARPHLADLRVNYAFSYPEYQALRVALKDEVSIAVEAVRDSIEVVSGGVALSAGVSYATAELLPMLDVRLERGRSFSRAEDDVAAPASVAVVSHTLATQLGGADAVLGQEIRVRGRGYVVVGVTAAGFDGIGLGRTSVWMPFSTMPRESASPGEKPWYEDGSRYIPLVVRRAKNASPHAVEAHATAAFKHFLSAKPYDRNASILLGPLSTYRAPEMHDSRTLIVSRTSAVAALLLIIASANVSNLFLAMAVARRREIGVRLALGISRPRLAGMMMLESLVLAAIAGLAALLLADWEGGVLRAQLLPRIAWAHHAVGLRVIAFTALTTLGAGLVAAALPSLMAWHGTVADAFRNGTPRATSGHRRARWALLVVQATLSVMLISGAMLFARTLQAAYATDLGYDHDRLVTTQVYFGDRTQRTQIAALMPGVAERVARMPGVEGVAITYGAPMNQWISVPLYRPDADSTHPLDGGSYYLGVSPRYFDLTGTRLVDGRGFLSFDRAGAPPVIIVGQTMARQIWPGQRAVGQCLRPVAPSHPCYTVVGVAADVHEFRIQENTSEWQYYYPLEQLPTRGSDRTLVIRAHSERAEAIAASTQALLRTTFPGATSRAITMNQALQVELMPWKLGLTLFGALALFALIVASVGVYGVVSFDVRQRTREIGVRMALGAAGGHVIRMLVRRSTVVVGIGVAIGVAGSLASGRYVRSLLYGVAPSDPISFVIASVLLLVVAAAAAAVPAGRAQRIDPAIVLRDE; encoded by the coding sequence ATGCGCCACCAACCGAGTGAGCCGAAGTGGCGTCGGTATCTTCGCTTTTGGCGGAGAGATCCGAGCGCGGACGTCGAGGACGAGCTGGGCTTTCACTTTGCGAATCGCGTCACGGAGTTCGAGGCCAAGGGAATGTCTCGCCACGACGCGATCGCCGCCGCGCGAGCTCGATTCGGCGACGTCGACGCGGTTCGGAGCGATTTGCTGGAGATCGACGGGCGGATCATTCGCCGGTCGGGGGTGTGGCATTTTCTCGACGCCTGCGTTGCGGACTTCCGCTACGCCCTTCGTGGGTTGCGTCGGCGACGCGGCGTCGCGCTGACCGTAACGATCACGCTAGCGATCGCCGTCGGCGCGAACGGCGCGCTTTTCTCCCTGATGGATGCGCTCTTCTTCCGCCCGCCCGCCGGCGTGTCCGATCCGGAAACGCTGGGCCGGTTGTACGTCGCGCGCCCGCACCTGGCCGATCTCCGAGTCAACTACGCCTTTTCGTATCCGGAGTACCAGGCGCTGCGCGTGGCGCTCAAGGACGAAGTCAGCATCGCCGTCGAAGCGGTGCGCGATTCAATCGAGGTCGTCTCGGGCGGCGTCGCGCTCTCGGCGGGCGTGAGCTACGCGACGGCGGAGCTGCTGCCGATGCTGGACGTTCGCCTGGAGCGCGGACGATCCTTTTCTCGCGCGGAAGACGACGTCGCCGCGCCGGCAAGCGTCGCCGTCGTCAGCCACACGTTGGCCACACAGCTGGGTGGTGCCGACGCGGTTCTCGGTCAGGAGATCCGTGTTCGCGGCAGGGGCTATGTCGTCGTCGGCGTGACGGCCGCCGGGTTCGACGGCATCGGCCTCGGCCGGACCTCCGTGTGGATGCCGTTCAGCACCATGCCGCGTGAATCGGCGTCGCCGGGCGAGAAACCGTGGTATGAGGACGGTTCACGCTACATCCCGCTCGTCGTTCGCCGGGCGAAGAATGCATCGCCGCACGCGGTCGAAGCGCACGCGACGGCGGCGTTCAAGCATTTCCTCTCGGCGAAGCCTTACGACCGCAACGCCTCGATCCTGCTCGGCCCTCTGTCGACGTATCGCGCACCCGAAATGCACGACAGTCGCACGCTCATCGTGTCTCGGACCTCCGCGGTCGCCGCTCTGTTGCTCATCATCGCGTCGGCCAACGTCTCCAATCTGTTTCTTGCGATGGCGGTGGCGCGGCGGCGGGAAATCGGCGTCCGTCTCGCGCTCGGCATCTCTCGCCCGCGACTCGCCGGGATGATGATGCTCGAGTCGCTGGTGCTCGCAGCGATCGCCGGACTTGCCGCCTTGCTTCTCGCCGATTGGGAGGGAGGAGTCCTCCGCGCACAACTGCTTCCGCGAATCGCGTGGGCTCATCACGCGGTGGGACTTCGCGTCATCGCGTTTACGGCGCTCACCACGCTCGGGGCCGGCCTGGTTGCCGCGGCTCTGCCCAGCCTGATGGCGTGGCACGGCACGGTCGCCGACGCGTTTCGGAACGGTACGCCTCGCGCGACGTCCGGCCATCGTCGCGCGCGTTGGGCGCTGCTCGTCGTTCAAGCAACGCTTTCCGTGATGTTGATCTCCGGAGCGATGCTTTTCGCGAGGACGCTACAGGCGGCGTACGCGACGGACCTCGGCTACGATCACGATCGTCTCGTCACGACACAGGTGTATTTCGGCGACCGTACGCAACGGACGCAGATCGCCGCGTTGATGCCGGGCGTCGCGGAGCGCGTCGCGCGAATGCCTGGCGTCGAAGGCGTCGCGATCACGTACGGCGCTCCGATGAATCAGTGGATTTCCGTGCCCCTGTACCGCCCGGATGCGGATTCCACGCACCCGCTCGACGGGGGCTCGTACTATCTGGGTGTTTCCCCGCGATACTTCGATCTCACCGGTACTCGGCTGGTCGACGGGCGCGGGTTTCTGTCCTTCGACCGCGCCGGCGCGCCGCCGGTGATCATCGTCGGGCAAACGATGGCGCGCCAAATCTGGCCCGGCCAGCGAGCCGTGGGCCAGTGTCTACGACCCGTAGCGCCGTCGCATCCGTGTTACACGGTCGTCGGCGTTGCGGCGGACGTTCACGAATTTCGCATCCAGGAAAACACGAGCGAGTGGCAGTACTACTATCCGCTCGAGCAGCTCCCGACGCGCGGCTCGGATCGAACGCTCGTCATTCGAGCTCACAGCGAACGAGCCGAGGCGATCGCCGCGAGTACGCAGGCGCTTCTCCGCACGACTTTCCCCGGCGCGACCTCTCGCGCGATTACAATGAATCAAGCGCTCCAGGTTGAGTTGATGCCGTGGAAGCTCGGTCTGACACTCTTCGGCGCGCTCGCCCTGTTCGCGTTGATCGTCGCGAGCGTGGGCGTGTACGGCGTGGTCTCGTTCGACGTCCGGCAGCGGACGCGCGAGATCGGCGTGCGAATGGCTCTTGGTGCCGCGGGCGGACACGTGATCCGCATGCTCGTGCGACGAAGTACGGTCGTCGTCGGCATCGGTGTCGCCATCGGCGTCGCCGGCTCGCTCGCATCCGGACGCTACGTTCGCAGTCTCCTCTACGGCGTCGCGCCGAGCGACCCAATTTCGTTCGTGATCGCGTCGGTGCTGCTTTTGGTGGTGGCCGCCGCGGCCGCGGCGGTTCCGGCTGGGCGCGCTCAGCGCATCGACCCGGCCATCGTGCTCCGCGACGAATGA
- a CDS encoding YbhB/YbcL family Raf kinase inhibitor-like protein, whose protein sequence is MKSRSMLFIASFAALSTASAQKSAFKLTSADIKEGATVPSAQVAAVMGCTGKNLSPALSWSGAPAGTKSFALTMYDPDAPTGSGWWHWVVYNIPASATSLAAGAGDPKKNLLPAGAVQGNTDFGVPGYGGPCPPPKDKPHHYHLTLFALDTDKLDVPAGATAAYVGFNIHAHTLAKAALNATYGR, encoded by the coding sequence ATGAAATCTCGCAGCATGCTTTTCATCGCATCCTTCGCCGCGCTTTCGACGGCGAGCGCGCAGAAATCCGCGTTCAAACTGACGAGCGCCGACATCAAGGAAGGGGCAACCGTTCCGAGCGCACAGGTGGCGGCAGTCATGGGCTGCACCGGAAAGAACCTCTCGCCCGCGCTCTCTTGGAGCGGCGCGCCGGCTGGAACGAAGAGCTTCGCGCTCACGATGTACGATCCCGACGCGCCGACGGGGAGCGGGTGGTGGCACTGGGTCGTGTACAACATCCCCGCGAGTGCGACGTCGCTCGCGGCGGGCGCGGGTGATCCGAAGAAGAATCTCCTGCCGGCGGGTGCCGTGCAGGGGAATACGGACTTCGGCGTGCCCGGCTACGGCGGTCCATGCCCGCCGCCCAAGGACAAGCCGCATCACTATCACCTGACGCTCTTCGCGCTCGACACCGACAAGCTCGACGTTCCAGCCGGCGCGACCGCCGCGTACGTCGGGTTCAACATTCACGCGCACACGCTCGCGAAAGCGGCGCTGAACGCCACGTACGGACGGTGA